The following are encoded together in the Notolabrus celidotus isolate fNotCel1 chromosome 9, fNotCel1.pri, whole genome shotgun sequence genome:
- the LOC117818342 gene encoding protein crumbs homolog 1-like, with protein sequence MEFGRVWSRHQRTLLITMMMFKLGFLCTAAADTCLSSPCNNGATCMDHMGDYVCVCPKGPVWYMGKNCDKLYDACIFSPCNNCTSKPGTDEFTCHCPDGFTGLNCTEDVDECQSNPCTGVRSLCVNRVDEYSCHCPLGFGGESCQDNVTVCLEDTCQNGGTCVDVPDVGCECQCAAGYQGTDCEEDTDECQSEPCQNGAICKDGVNSYQCFCVPGFQGYHCDLDINECASRPCQNNGTCLDEVDHYMCDCAPGFTGINCEAEIDECEVQPCQNGATCRDHVASYSCECMAGFQGQDCEVNIDECASMPCLNEGRCIDGVNSYACDCEGTGFVGDHCEEDIPECASDPCQHGATCQEGINEYTCLCWPGFEGENCQVDIDECEQHPCENGGECFQRSDILNEWTLPELNKANFSYEDAAGFICHCLPGFTGDNCSIDVDECASAPCQHRGSCQDLINSYQCVCPDGFTGVHCEVDINECDSNPCKNGATCEDAANHYRCHCPAPEPGHEPWGGPDCDVPLVGCQEHQCQHGAGCVPVLMDDGQHNYTCLCPPGWTGERCNTSTTFSFNSEGYVYIQLPASKKKTKRSTSDYNHGLHMQLRFKSTLPDMVLYYRGTAERFVSLELVGGSLQARVTSGKVLQAVLPGRVNDGEWRQVTVTMDERLVLVIQGPGCEEECQVKNEGYNHLIFLQPSSFEQLYIGGAPTQYLSHTASRHGFIGCMEDLRVDHKPLLPQDLIREENQGLEFGCSKKDWCEEDPCLQRGQCVDEWVRASCDCHRPYYGESCEREYPSWTFGHENTTSYAVFNISETHGDNFTISFLMRSLKHNGLLLQLHREGKPYLTIYLKEGTVAIYSPHTMLLSEAQFVTDGVYNLVTVKVRYGHVVFPKAGNHRAIGNVSVEAGDVAYVGGLPAGKRTNAWGGNFKGCLQDIRLDHKHLSAGDHPEMWEVYQESSKENVLQGCKSDDTCKDEPCFNGGRCQITWNDFKCNCSTKYSGRLCETRLWCVDKPCVEGVNCVDLQDGYECLTEAGFQDNALQFFANSSLLSPVTSITLELRTRDTNGILLRAESRVEVFCLGLLNSSLLVKLDSGADSELLAFTSDRPIADGAWHQIQLTMVDPTQSASRWRLTVDGQRVGGTYGEGGSLNFLNDTKIWLAEKYTGCLGEVRVGGVYLPLVRVPHPPQMSQFTRLGGHEPTLGCNGLPICDSQPCLNDGVCQDQFNEFNCSCSAGLEGKLCEVEINECSSSPCVYGTCKDLLADYQCDCEPGYTGKNCRDEVDNCLEFSCVNGGTCLESVGGHTCACPPGFVGKRCQWRFPPVACDANRECLNGGVCIGGDSGGNCTCKPGYTGDRCETEIDECASSPCLNGATCLDRLNHFQCVCVPGYSGKLCERNKGQQRERIPWLAVTIPLTTLCVLLAILVAFFLIMTARKKRQSEGTYSPSAQEVAGARLEMGSVLKVPPEERLI encoded by the exons GCTTTCtgtgcacagcagcagcagacacgtGTTTATCATCTCCCTGCAACAATGGAGCCACGTGTATGGATCACATGGGGGACTATGTGTGCGTGTGCCCCAAAGGACCGGTGTGGTACATGGGGAAAAACTGTGACAAGCTGTATGATGCCTGCATCTTTTCACCTTGCAACAACTGCACCAGCAAACCAGGGACGGACGAGTTCACCTGCCACTGCCCGGACGGCTTCACCGGACTCAACTGCACCGAGGACGTGGACGAGTGTCAGAGCAACCCCTGCACAGGTGTCCGCTCCCTCTGTGTCAACAGAGTGGATGAATATTCCTGTCACTGCCCCCTCGGGTTTGGAGGGGAGAGCTGCCAGGACAACGTGACAGTGTGCTTGGAGGACACCTGTCAGAACGGGGGCACCTGTGTGGATGTCCCTGACGTTGGGTGTGAATGCCAGTGTGCTGCAGGGTACCAGGGGACAGACTGTGAGGAGGACACGGATGAGTGTCAGTCTGAGCCATGTCAGAATGGAGCCATCTGTAAGGATGGGGTGAACAGCTaccagtgtttctgtgtgccCGGATTTCAAGGTTACCACTGCGACCTGGACATCAATGAGTGCGCTTCCAGACCCTGTCAGAACAATGGGACCTGTCTGGATGAGGTGGATCACTACATGTGTGACTGCGCTCCAGGATTTACAG ggATAAACTGCGAGGCGGAGATCGACGAGTGCGAGGTGCAGCCCTGTCAGAATGGCGCCACCTGTCGAGACCACGTGGCATCGTACTCCTGTGAGTGCATGGCGGGCTTCCAGGGCCAAGACTGCGAGGTCAACATCGACGAGTGTGCCAGCATGCCCTGTCTGAATGAGGGCAGGTGCATAGACGGGGTCAACAG CTACGCGTGTGACTGTGAGGGGACGGGCTTCGTGGGTGACCACTGTGAGGAGGATATCCCTGAATGTGCCTCTGACCCCTGTCAGCACGGAGCTACGTGTCAGGAGGGAATCAACGAGTACACCTGCCTCTGTTGGCCAG gtttTGAAGGAGAGAACTGCCAGGTGGACATAGACGAGTGTGAGCAGCATCCCTGTGAGAACGGCGGTGAATGCTTCCAGCGCTCAGATATCCTGAACGAGTGGACGCTCCCTGAGCTTAACAAAGCCAACTTCAGCTACGAAGATGCAGCGGGCTTCATCTGCCACTGTCTGCCAGGATTCACCG GGGACAACTGCTCGATCGATGTGGACGAGTGTGCGTCTGCTCCGTGTCAGCACCGAGGAAGCTGTCAGGATCTGATCAACTCTTATCAATGTGTGTGTCCAGACGGCTTCACAG GTGTGCACTGTGAGGTAGACATCAACGAGTGTGACAGCAATCCCTGCAAGAATGGCGCCACGTGCGAAGATGCTGCCAACCATTATAGGTGTCACTGCCCTGCGCCAGAGCCGGGCCATGAGCCCTGGGGTGGGCCAGACTGTGACGTCCCGCTGGTCGGCTGCCAAGAGCACCAGTGTCAACACGGAGCAGGCTGTGTACCCGTGCTGATGGATGATGGACAGCACAACTACACTTGTTTGTGTCCGCCGGGCTGGACGGGAGAACGCTGCAACACTTCCACCACCTTCTCCTTCAACTCTGAGGGCTACGTCTACATTCAGCTGCCCGCCTCTAAAAAGAAGACCAAACGGTCCACAAGCGACTACAACCACGGGCTCCACATGCAGCTCCGGTTTAAGAGCACCTTACCCGACATGGTGCTGTACTACCGGGGCACTGCTGAGCGATTTGTCTCCCTGGAGCTTGTCGGAGGCTCCCTTCAGGCCAGAGTGACATCAGGGAAAGTACTGCAGGCCGTTCTACCTGGACGAGTCAATGACGGGGAATGGCGGCAGGTCACTGTGACAATGGACGAGAGGCTGGTTCTGGTCATACAAGGACCCGGCTGTGAAGAGGAGTGCCAGGTGAAGAATGAGGGCTACAACCATCTGATTTTCCTCCAGCCCAGTTCCTTCGAACAGCTGTACATCGGCGGGGCGCCCACACAATACTTATCCCACACAGCCAGCAGACACGGGTTCATTGGCTGCATGGAAGACCTGAGGGTTGACCATAAACCACTTCTGCCCCAGGACCTCATCAGAGAGGAGAACCAGGGTTTGGAATTTGGATGCAGCAAAAAGGACTGGTGTGAGGAGGACCCATGTTTGCAGCGTGGGCAGTGTGTGGATGAGTGGGTTCGTGCCAGCTGTGACTGTCATCGGCCTTACTACGGAGAGAGCTGTGAGAGAG agTATCCATCCTGGACCTTCGGTCATGAGAACACCACCAGCTACGCCGTCTTCAACATCTCAGAGACCCACGGGGACAACTTCACCATCTCCTTCTTAATGCGCTCCCTAAAACACAACGGCCtgctcctgcagctccaccGAGAAGGAAAGCCTTACCTGACGATTTACCTGAAGGAGGGCACTGTGGCGATCTACAGCCCTCACACCATGCTGCTGTCTGAGGCCCAGTTTGTCACTGACGGGGTCTATAATTTGGTGACTGTAAAGGTGCGGTATGGACATGTGGTCTTCCCTAAAGCGGGGAATCATCGCGCCATCGGGAACGTGAGCGTAGAGGCGGGGGACGTGGCGTATGTTGGAGGGCTCCCTGCTGGCAAGAGGACAAACGCCTGGGGGGGAAACTTCAAAGGCTGCCTGCAGGACATTCGGCTGGACCACAAACACCTGAGCGCCGGGGATCATCCAGAGATGTGGGAGGTTTACCAAGAGAGCTCGAAGGAGAACGTCCTACAGGGGTGCAAGAGTGATGATACATGCaag GACGAGCCCTGCTTCAATGGTGGCCGGTGTCAGATCACCTGGAATGACTTCAAGTGCAACTGTTCCACTAAGTACTCGGGCCGGCTGTGTGAGACACGTCTGTGGTGTGTGGATAAGCCCTGTGTTGAAGGCGTGAACTGTGTGGACCTCCAGGATGGTTACGAGT GTCTAACTGAGGCCGGTTTCCAGGACAATGCTCTCCAATTCTTCGCTAACAGCTCCCTGCTGAGCCCTGTGACGAGCATCACTCTGGAGTTGCGAACACGAGACACTAATGGGATCTTACTGCGAGCGGAGAGTCGAGTTGAAGTCTTCTGCTTGGGCCTGCTGAACTCCTCTCTGCTGGTGAAACTGGACAGCGGGGCAGATTCAGAGCTGCTGGCCTTCACAAGTGACAGACCCATCGCAGACGGAGCCTGGCACCAAATCCAGCTGACCATGGTGGACCCCACGCAGTCAGCTTCCCGCTGGCGTCTCACCGTGGACGGTCAGAGAGTTGGCGGCACCTACGGTGAGGGCGGCAGCCTGAACTTCCTGAATGACACCAAGATCTGGCTGGCTGAGAAATACACTGGATGTTTAGGGGAGGTGAGAGTGGGTGGAGTCTACCTGCCACTTGTTAGAGTACCACACCCTCCTCAGATGAGCCAGTTCACCAGACTTGGGGGGCATGAGCCAACCTTGGGTTGCAATGGTTTACCAATCTGTGATTCCCAGCCGTGCCTCAACGATGGTGTGTGCCAGGACCAGTTCAATGAGTTTAACTGCAGCTGCAGTGCAGGATTGGAGGGGAAACTGTGTGAGGTGGAGATAAACGAGTGTTCCTCAAGTCCCTGTGTCTACGGGACATGTAAAGACCTTCTGGCAGActaccagtgtgactgtgagccAGGATACACAGGCAAGAACTGTCGGGATGAGGTGGATAACTGTCTGGAGTTTAGCTGTGTTAACGGAGGAACCTGCTTGGAATCAGTGGGAGGTCACACGTGTGCATGTCCTCCTGGGTTCGTGGGCAAGCGCTGCCA GTGGCGATTCCCTCCAGTAGCGTGCGACGCAAACAGAGAGTGTCTAAATGGAGGGGTTTGTATCGGAGGTGACTCTGGAGGAAACTGCACCTGCAAGCCTGGATACACCGGTGACAG GTGTGAGACAGAAATAGACGAGTGTGCGTCCAGCCCTTGTCTGAACGGAGCCACCTGTCTGGACAGACTCAACcactttcagtgtgtgtgcgtgccggGCTACAGCGGCAAACTGTGCGAGAGGAAC